One genomic window of Solanum dulcamara chromosome 12, daSolDulc1.2, whole genome shotgun sequence includes the following:
- the LOC129876989 gene encoding UDP-glycosyltransferase 73D1-like has translation MATNIPQKLHFVLIPLLAQGHMIPMIDMARLLAEHGVKVSLVTTPHNASRFATIINRTKEIGLDIELIQIPFPSEEVGLPIGCENLDSVPSRDLIRNFYTALNMLQNPLENFLQDQITPPSCIISDKCLSWTSQTARKFHVPRLVFHGMCCFSLLSSHNLKIHRPYLNVKSDIEPFVVPGLPLRIEIAKNQLPGAFVQLPDLDDIRGQMQEAELSAYGVVVNSFAELEHGCAEEYEKAINKKVWCIGPVSLCNKNVMDMYQRGNKPSIDDKQCLKWLDTMKNKSVLYCCLGSQCRLIASQLIEIGLGLEASKQSFIWVIKTADQNFLELEKWLKDTKYEERIQGRGLVIKGWAPQVLILSHPAIKGFLTHCGWNSTIEGVSCGVPMITWPMFAEQFFNEKLIVEVLKIGVEVGVKFPVRWGEEEKVGVLVCKEQVANAIEELMDGGEEGEKRRIRSKELGMVARMTMEENGTSRLNILNLIQDILNQSLSVDQLV, from the coding sequence ATGGCAACCAATATTCCTCAAAAACTTCATTTTGTGTTAATTCCATTACTAGCACAAGGCCATATGATTCCCATGATAGACATGGCTAGGCTATTGGCGGAGCATGGTGTGAAGGTTAGTCTAGTAACTACACCACACAACGCGTCAAGATTCGCAACAATTATCAATCGGACAAAAGAAATCGGCCTAGATATTGAACTCATTCAAATCCCATTTCCTAGTGAAGAAGTTGGTTTACCAATTGGTTGTGAAAATCTTGATAGTGTCCCTTCACGTGACCTCATAAGAAACTTTTATACAGCACTTAATATGTTACAAAATCCATTGGAGAATTTTTTGCAAGACCAAATTACCCCTCCAAGTTGCATAATTTCAGATAAGTGTCTCTCATGGACTTCACAAACAGCGCGAAAATTCCACGTCCCAAGGCTTGTTTTCCACGGGATGTGTTGTTTTTCTTTGTTAAGTTCACATAATTTGAAGATTCATAGACCTTATTTGAATGTCAAATCGGATATAGAACCTTTCGTTGTGCCAGGACTTCCACTAAGGATTGAAATAGCGAAAAATCAACTTCCAGGGGCTTTCGTGCAATTACCAGACTTGGATGATATTCGAGGTCAGATGCAAGAAGCTGAATTAAGCGCTTATGGAGTGGTGGTTAATAGTTTTGCAGAATTGGAGCATGGATGTGCCGAGGAATATGAAAAAGCTATTAACAAAAAGGTATGGTGCATTGGACCAGTTTCACTTTGCAATAAAAATGTTATGGATATGTACCAAAGGGGGAATAAaccttcaattgatgataaGCAATGTTTAAAATGGCTCGATACGATGAAAAATAAGTCCGTCCTTTATTGTTGTCTTGGTAGCCAATGCAGGCTAATCGCATCGCAGTTGATAGAAATTGGGCTAGGTTTAGAAGCATCAAAACAATCGTTTATTTGGGTAATAAAGACCGCAGATCAAAATTTTCTCGAATTGGAGAAATGGTTGAAAGACACGAAGTACGAGGAGAGAATCCAAGGGAGGGGGCTTGTGATTAAAGGTTGGGCCCCTCAAGTTCTTATATTGTCACATCCAGCCATAAAGGGATTCCTGACACATTGTGGTTGGAATTCAACAATAGAAGGGGTAAGTTGTGGTGTGCCTATGATCACATGGCCTATGTTTGCAGAACAATTCTTCAATGAGAAGTTAATTGTTGAAGTTTTGAAGATTGGAGTTGAAGTTGGAGTTAAATTTCCAGTTAGATggggagaagaagagaaagttgGAGTACTTGTTTGCAAAGAACAAGTTGCAAATGCTATAGAGGAACTAATGGatggaggagaagaaggagaaaagaGAAGAATTCGATCTAAAGAACTTGGGATGGTAGCAAGAATGACCATGGAAGAAAATGGAACTTCTCGACTCAACATATTGAACCTCATCCAAGACATCTTAAACCAATCGTTAAGTGTTGATCAATTAGTTTAA